A single region of the Jatrophihabitans sp. GAS493 genome encodes:
- a CDS encoding MarR family winged helix-turn-helix transcriptional regulator codes for MDENRWLTPPEQRAWRAYVESATLLFDALDRDMQQDAGIPHAYYVILVRLSEAPDQSMRMSELADVTRSSRSRLSHAVARLQERGWVDRVDCETDRRGQVAQLTPQGLSALGEAAPKHVEAVRAYVIDRLSPAQLAALEEIGDTVIAGFTDPEASVAS; via the coding sequence ATGGACGAAAACCGCTGGCTGACGCCGCCGGAGCAGCGGGCGTGGCGTGCCTACGTCGAGTCGGCGACTCTGCTGTTCGACGCCCTGGATCGGGATATGCAACAGGACGCCGGCATCCCGCACGCCTACTACGTCATTCTGGTCAGGCTGTCTGAGGCACCGGATCAGTCGATGCGGATGAGCGAACTGGCCGACGTCACCCGCTCCTCGCGCAGTCGCCTCTCGCACGCGGTGGCCCGGCTGCAGGAGCGGGGCTGGGTCGACCGGGTGGACTGTGAGACCGACCGCCGGGGCCAGGTCGCCCAACTGACACCACAGGGGCTGTCCGCGCTGGGCGAGGCCGCTCCGAAGCACGTCGAGGCGGTACGCGCTTACGTCATCGACCGGCTGAGCCCGGCTCAGCTGGCCGCGCTGGAGGAGATCGGTGACACCGTAATCGCCGGATTCACTGACCCCGAGGCCAGCGTCGCCAGCTAA
- the csrA gene encoding carbon storage regulator CsrA: MLILTRRSGESVMVGDDIVITIFEVRGDAVRIGIQAPRSVAVHREEVYLELQAANQSAASPDDDVIDALRLNERRPPA; the protein is encoded by the coding sequence GTGCTGATACTTACCCGCCGCTCCGGTGAGAGCGTGATGGTTGGGGATGACATTGTCATCACGATCTTCGAGGTACGCGGCGATGCGGTACGCATCGGAATTCAGGCACCGCGCTCGGTAGCAGTGCATCGTGAAGAGGTCTACCTCGAGCTACAGGCGGCCAATCAGTCCGCCGCATCCCCCGACGACGACGTGATCGACGCGCTGCGACTCAACGAACGCCGGCCGCCGGCCTGA
- a CDS encoding dihydrolipoamide acetyltransferase family protein: MLETQQVKQFLMPDVGEGLTEADIITWSVQPGDTVEVNQVIVEVETAKAAVELPSPFTGVVVELHAAAGETVDVGRPIISIAVGAAAEQPAQTEQPERVERQPVLVGYGPPTETAPGRRRRGPTTSHPGTPAPAPSSPVAAPAPPAPATAAVLSTPPVRKLAKSLGVDIREVAPTGPHGTVCRADVEQAAGRQGGQPVAETPPPLNGQPAGVRETRIPIRGVRKHTAAAMVASAFTAPHVTEFISVDVSAMMSLRDEVAARREFAGVKLSPLVFVARAVTLAAARTPEINSSWDEAAQEIVLHHDVNLGIAAATERGLIVPNIKQAQSLSLRDLALAIDELTGVARAGRTTPAQMSGGTLTITNIGPLGVDTGTPIINPGEAAIVALGSIARRPWVVGRDASERIEPRWVAQLAVSFDHRLVDGEQGAHFLVDVADVLRTPGLAQL, from the coding sequence ATGTTGGAGACGCAGCAGGTCAAGCAGTTCCTGATGCCCGACGTCGGGGAGGGGCTGACCGAGGCCGACATCATCACCTGGTCGGTCCAGCCCGGTGACACGGTCGAGGTGAATCAGGTGATCGTCGAGGTGGAGACGGCCAAGGCGGCGGTCGAGTTGCCGTCCCCGTTCACCGGGGTGGTGGTCGAACTGCACGCCGCCGCCGGGGAGACGGTCGACGTCGGGCGCCCGATCATCTCGATCGCCGTCGGAGCGGCGGCCGAGCAGCCGGCCCAGACCGAGCAGCCCGAGCGGGTCGAACGGCAGCCCGTCCTGGTCGGGTACGGACCCCCCACGGAGACCGCTCCCGGCCGCCGTCGGCGCGGACCGACAACGAGTCATCCGGGGACGCCGGCGCCCGCTCCGTCGAGCCCGGTGGCCGCTCCAGCCCCACCCGCCCCGGCTACCGCGGCTGTGCTCTCCACGCCACCGGTCCGGAAGCTGGCCAAGTCGCTCGGCGTCGACATCCGCGAGGTGGCGCCGACCGGTCCGCACGGGACGGTCTGCCGGGCCGACGTCGAGCAGGCGGCCGGGCGGCAAGGCGGTCAGCCGGTCGCCGAAACACCGCCGCCGTTGAACGGACAGCCAGCAGGGGTGCGCGAGACCCGTATCCCGATCCGTGGCGTGCGCAAACACACCGCCGCGGCTATGGTCGCCTCGGCCTTCACCGCACCGCACGTCACCGAGTTCATCTCGGTGGACGTGAGCGCGATGATGAGCCTGCGCGACGAGGTGGCCGCCCGCCGCGAGTTCGCCGGGGTCAAGCTGAGCCCGCTCGTCTTCGTGGCTCGTGCGGTGACCCTGGCCGCGGCTCGCACGCCCGAGATCAACTCCAGCTGGGATGAGGCGGCGCAGGAGATCGTGCTGCATCACGACGTCAATCTGGGTATTGCGGCGGCCACCGAGCGCGGGCTGATCGTGCCGAATATCAAGCAGGCACAGTCCCTCAGCCTGCGCGATTTGGCGCTGGCCATCGACGAGCTGACCGGGGTCGCCCGGGCCGGACGGACGACACCGGCGCAGATGAGTGGGGGCACGCTGACCATCACCAACATCGGCCCGCTCGGAGTCGACACCGGTACGCCGATCATCAACCCCGGGGAGGCTGCGATCGTGGCTCTCGGGTCGATCGCCCGCCGGCCGTGGGTGGTTGGTCGAGATGCGTCCGAGCGCATCGAGCCGCGGTGGGTGGCTCAGCTCGCGGTCTCGTTCGACCATCGGTTGGTGGACGGTGAGCAGGGGGCGCACTTCCTGGTCGACGTCGCGGATGTGCTGCGCACTCCCGGTTTGGCGCAACTCTGA
- a CDS encoding alpha-ketoacid dehydrogenase subunit beta, with product MPTGTLTLAKALNAGLHRAMAADPKVLMMGEDVGKLGGVFRITDGLQAQFGSERVFDTPLAEGGIIGTAVGLAMRGYRPVCEIQFDGFVYPAFDQIVSQVAKMHSRSAGLVNVPLTIRIPFGGGIGAVEHHSESPEAYFAHTAGLKVVACSNPSDGYWMLQQAIASDDPVVFLEPKRRYWTKGSVASTAPELHQARILRPGRDLTLVAYGPMVDTALQCAEVAAGEGRDLEVIDLRSISPLDTATLVESVQRTGRMVVVHEASSSFGVGAEVAARVQERAFYSLAAPVMRVTGFDTPYPTSRLEEEWLPNVDRLLDAVDRSMEY from the coding sequence GTGCCGACCGGCACGCTCACGTTGGCCAAGGCGCTGAACGCCGGACTGCACCGGGCGATGGCGGCCGACCCGAAGGTCCTGATGATGGGGGAGGACGTCGGCAAGTTGGGTGGCGTCTTCCGGATCACCGACGGGCTGCAGGCCCAGTTCGGCAGTGAGCGCGTCTTCGACACCCCGCTGGCCGAGGGCGGCATCATCGGCACGGCGGTCGGTCTGGCGATGCGCGGCTACCGGCCCGTCTGCGAGATCCAGTTCGACGGCTTCGTCTACCCGGCCTTCGACCAGATCGTCAGCCAGGTGGCCAAGATGCACTCCCGCTCAGCCGGGCTGGTGAACGTGCCGCTGACGATCCGCATCCCGTTCGGCGGTGGAATCGGTGCGGTGGAGCATCACTCCGAATCGCCGGAGGCGTACTTCGCGCACACCGCCGGGTTGAAGGTGGTCGCCTGCTCCAACCCTTCGGACGGCTACTGGATGCTGCAGCAGGCGATCGCCAGCGACGATCCGGTCGTCTTCCTGGAGCCGAAGCGCCGTTACTGGACCAAGGGATCGGTGGCCTCGACGGCTCCGGAGCTGCACCAGGCGCGAATTCTGCGGCCGGGCCGCGACCTCACGCTGGTCGCCTACGGGCCGATGGTCGACACCGCGCTGCAGTGCGCCGAGGTCGCCGCCGGCGAGGGGCGCGACCTGGAAGTGATCGATCTGCGCAGCATCTCACCGCTGGATACGGCAACGCTGGTCGAGTCGGTGCAGCGCACCGGGCGGATGGTGGTGGTGCACGAGGCGAGTTCGAGCTTCGGTGTCGGGGCCGAGGTCGCGGCCCGCGTCCAGGAGCGCGCCTTCTACTCCCTCGCCGCGCCGGTCATGCGGGTGACCGGCTTCGACACTCCGTATCCGACGAGCCGTCTCGAGGAGGAGTGGCTGCCCAATGTGGACCGCCTCCTCGACGCCGTCGACCGATCGATGGAGTACTGA
- a CDS encoding acyl-CoA dehydrogenase, protein MGHYKSNVRDIEFNLFEVLGTSANWDPKVFEGIDEDAVRGLLPEIARLAEGPLAESFADADLHPPVFDPATNTVKIPESLKKSYKALQDGEWWRLSCIPELGGTRVPNSVAWAVAEQVLGSNPALHMYAAGAPFAGILYRNGNDTQKKIAQLMVDRQWGCTMVLTEPDAGSDVGAGRTKAIEQADGSWHIEGVKRFITSAEHDMTENIIHLVLARPEGAGPGTKGLSLFVVSKYHFDVETGELGERNGAYVTNVEHKMGLKASTTCELRFGEKEPAVGYLVGDIHDGIAQMFQVIENARMMVGTKAIATLSTGYLNALAYAKTRVQSADLTKAADKAAPRVTIINHPDVRRSLMLNKAYAEGLRSLVLYTASSQDRIQVGEQNGSDTALDEAINDLLLPIVKGVGSERSYDQLAQALQTFGGSGYLQDYPLEQYIRDAKIDTLYEGTTAIQGQDFFFRKIIRNKGAALGALSGEITTFLASIADEGRLKEQSAALQKALEDFGASVGFMTQQLMSAQDDIRNIYKVGQNTTRLLMSAGDLMVGYLLLRQAAVALTKLDANGVSAADRAFYEGKYAVSQFFSATVLPELTARRLITESTDNSLMELSEDAF, encoded by the coding sequence ATGGGCCACTACAAGAGCAACGTCCGTGACATCGAGTTCAACCTCTTCGAGGTACTAGGTACCAGCGCGAACTGGGATCCGAAGGTGTTCGAGGGAATCGACGAGGACGCCGTGCGCGGCCTCCTTCCCGAGATCGCCCGCCTCGCCGAGGGGCCACTCGCCGAGTCCTTCGCGGACGCTGACCTACACCCGCCGGTCTTCGACCCGGCCACCAACACCGTCAAGATCCCCGAGTCGCTGAAGAAGTCCTACAAGGCCCTTCAGGACGGCGAGTGGTGGCGGCTCAGCTGTATCCCCGAGCTCGGCGGCACCCGCGTCCCGAACTCGGTCGCCTGGGCCGTCGCCGAGCAGGTCCTCGGCTCCAACCCGGCGCTGCACATGTACGCCGCCGGTGCCCCGTTCGCCGGCATTCTGTACCGCAACGGCAACGACACCCAGAAGAAGATCGCCCAGCTGATGGTCGACAGGCAGTGGGGCTGCACCATGGTCCTCACCGAGCCGGACGCGGGCTCGGACGTCGGCGCCGGCCGCACCAAGGCCATCGAGCAGGCCGACGGCAGCTGGCACATCGAGGGCGTCAAGCGCTTCATCACCTCGGCCGAGCACGACATGACCGAGAACATCATCCACCTGGTGCTGGCCCGTCCCGAGGGCGCTGGGCCGGGCACCAAGGGCCTGTCGCTCTTCGTGGTCTCGAAGTACCACTTCGACGTCGAGACCGGCGAACTCGGCGAGCGCAACGGTGCCTACGTCACCAACGTCGAGCACAAGATGGGCCTCAAGGCCTCCACCACCTGTGAGCTGCGCTTCGGTGAGAAGGAGCCGGCCGTCGGCTACCTCGTCGGCGACATCCACGACGGCATCGCGCAGATGTTCCAGGTCATCGAGAACGCCCGCATGATGGTCGGCACGAAGGCCATCGCCACCCTCTCCACCGGCTACCTGAACGCGCTGGCCTACGCCAAGACCCGCGTCCAGTCGGCCGACCTCACCAAGGCCGCCGACAAGGCCGCGCCGCGCGTGACGATCATCAACCACCCGGACGTGCGCCGCAGCCTGATGCTGAACAAGGCCTACGCCGAGGGGCTGCGTTCGCTGGTGCTCTACACCGCCTCCTCGCAGGATCGCATCCAGGTCGGCGAGCAGAACGGCTCCGACACCGCGCTCGACGAGGCGATCAACGACCTGCTGCTGCCGATCGTCAAGGGCGTCGGCTCGGAGCGTTCCTACGACCAGCTGGCCCAGGCGCTGCAGACCTTCGGTGGCTCCGGATACCTGCAGGACTACCCGCTCGAGCAGTACATCCGGGATGCCAAGATCGACACCCTCTACGAGGGCACCACGGCCATCCAGGGCCAGGACTTCTTCTTCCGCAAGATCATCCGCAACAAGGGGGCCGCACTCGGTGCCCTGTCGGGGGAGATCACCACGTTCCTCGCCTCGATCGCCGACGAGGGACGTCTGAAGGAGCAGAGTGCCGCCCTGCAGAAGGCGCTGGAGGACTTCGGTGCCTCGGTCGGTTTCATGACCCAGCAGCTGATGAGCGCCCAGGACGACATCCGCAACATCTACAAGGTCGGCCAGAACACCACCCGCCTGCTGATGTCGGCCGGTGACCTGATGGTCGGTTACCTGCTGCTGCGCCAGGCCGCCGTCGCGCTCACCAAGCTCGACGCGAACGGTGTATCGGCCGCCGACCGCGCCTTCTACGAGGGTAAGTACGCGGTCTCGCAGTTCTTCAGCGCCACCGTGCTGCCCGAGCTGACGGCCCGCCGCCTCATCACCGAGTCGACCGACAACTCGCTGATGGAACTCTCCGAGGACGCCTTCTAA
- a CDS encoding thiamine pyrophosphate-dependent dehydrogenase E1 component subunit alpha — MTTAFSKRSIANRDHRIAGRSERSTTAPPVEAVAPQPHAGAGAADPDPDMIQLLTPEGDRVEHPDFPLSVTDAEIADMYRDLFLVRRVDTEAIALQRQGELGLWASLLGQEGAQIGAGRALRTQDMAFPTYREHGVGWCRGIDPLTQLGLFRGTTAGGWDPFEHNFALYTIVIGAQTLHAAGYAMGVQRDRAVATGNPDTDTAVLAFFGDGASSQGSVNESFIWSAAQNLPVVYFCQNNQWAISAPVSTQTSYPLYRRASGFGFSGVRIDGNDVLASLAVTRHALDRARSGGGPMLIEAFTYRMNPHTTSDDPGRYRESADVEEWRQRDPIARVRAYLTRHAGYGDDFFADIDAEAQQLAERLRSGCRELAEPAPLSMFDHVYSELTDELREQRAQLGDFLDSLGDSTDASHGASQAGAE, encoded by the coding sequence ATGACCACCGCTTTCTCAAAGCGCAGTATCGCCAACCGGGACCACCGGATCGCCGGACGCAGCGAGCGCAGTACGACCGCTCCTCCCGTCGAGGCCGTGGCGCCGCAGCCTCACGCCGGCGCGGGGGCAGCCGACCCCGACCCTGACATGATTCAGCTCCTCACGCCGGAAGGCGACCGAGTCGAGCACCCCGACTTCCCGCTCAGCGTCACCGACGCCGAGATCGCCGACATGTACCGCGACCTGTTCCTGGTCCGCCGGGTGGATACCGAAGCGATCGCCCTGCAGCGCCAGGGCGAACTCGGGCTCTGGGCCTCGCTGCTCGGCCAGGAGGGAGCTCAGATCGGGGCCGGGCGCGCCCTCCGCACCCAGGACATGGCCTTCCCCACCTACCGCGAGCATGGCGTCGGGTGGTGTCGCGGCATCGACCCGCTGACCCAACTCGGTCTCTTCCGCGGCACCACCGCCGGCGGGTGGGACCCCTTCGAGCACAATTTCGCGCTCTACACGATCGTCATCGGCGCCCAGACGCTGCACGCGGCCGGCTACGCCATGGGTGTGCAGCGCGACCGCGCGGTGGCCACCGGCAACCCCGACACCGACACCGCAGTGCTCGCCTTCTTCGGCGACGGGGCCAGCTCCCAGGGCTCGGTGAACGAGTCCTTCATCTGGTCCGCCGCGCAGAACCTGCCGGTCGTCTACTTCTGCCAGAACAACCAGTGGGCCATCTCCGCCCCGGTGTCGACCCAGACCTCCTACCCGCTCTACCGACGAGCCAGCGGCTTCGGCTTCTCCGGTGTGCGCATCGACGGTAACGACGTGCTGGCCAGCCTCGCCGTCACCCGCCACGCCCTGGACCGGGCCCGCAGCGGCGGTGGGCCGATGCTCATCGAGGCCTTCACCTACCGGATGAACCCGCACACCACCTCCGACGACCCGGGGCGCTACCGCGAGAGCGCGGACGTCGAAGAGTGGCGCCAGCGCGACCCGATCGCCCGGGTACGGGCCTACCTGACCCGCCACGCCGGCTACGGGGACGACTTCTTCGCCGACATCGACGCCGAGGCTCAGCAGCTGGCCGAGCGGTTGCGCTCTGGCTGCCGGGAGCTTGCGGAGCCGGCACCGCTGTCGATGTTCGACCACGTCTACTCCGAGCTCACCGATGAACTGCGCGAGCAGCGGGCCCAGCTCGGTGACTTCCTCGATTCCCTCGGTGACTCGACTGACGCCTCCCACGGTGCCTCTCAGGCTGGCGCCGAATGA
- a CDS encoding tyrosine-protein phosphatase, which translates to MPQWIDLDGAVNVRDVGGMTTTGGRRVRSRRLIRSDNLQDLSPKDLRLLIEDLGVRAVSDLRTSDEVGAEGPGPMTRQPGVLIEHNSLFSEAGQNTDAAAAEDSADEIDPVEAALTAADPVLLPWQIRDSHHDYANRGAVDVYWRYLLDRPDSIVASLRLIGRTDGAVIVHCAAGKDRTGVVVAMALAALGVEPEQIVADFALTADRIELIFARLGASPTYARDVADGEIDKHRPRAETMRSLLRRLDEEVGGASGWLAGHGWSEIDQSALEAALLE; encoded by the coding sequence GTGCCTCAGTGGATTGACCTCGACGGTGCGGTCAATGTCCGAGACGTCGGCGGGATGACGACCACGGGCGGGCGCCGGGTGCGTTCCCGTCGGCTGATCCGGTCGGACAACCTGCAGGACCTCTCGCCGAAGGACCTACGGCTGCTGATCGAGGACCTGGGAGTGCGGGCCGTCTCAGATCTGCGCACCTCCGACGAGGTTGGTGCTGAGGGGCCGGGGCCGATGACGCGCCAGCCGGGTGTCCTCATCGAGCACAACTCGCTCTTCAGTGAGGCCGGTCAGAACACCGACGCCGCAGCCGCCGAGGATTCCGCCGACGAGATCGATCCCGTGGAGGCGGCGCTCACCGCCGCCGACCCGGTGCTGCTGCCCTGGCAGATCCGCGACAGCCACCACGACTACGCCAACCGGGGCGCGGTGGACGTCTACTGGCGCTACCTGCTCGATCGGCCGGACTCCATCGTCGCGTCGCTACGCCTGATCGGGCGAACCGACGGCGCGGTCATCGTGCACTGCGCGGCCGGCAAGGACCGGACCGGTGTGGTGGTGGCGATGGCACTGGCCGCCCTCGGTGTCGAGCCGGAGCAGATCGTGGCCGACTTCGCCCTCACCGCCGACCGGATCGAACTGATCTTCGCCCGGCTGGGTGCCTCACCGACCTACGCCCGTGACGTCGCCGACGGCGAGATCGACAAGCACCGCCCGCGGGCGGAGACGATGCGGTCGCTGCTGCGGCGCCTGGACGAGGAGGTCGGCGGAGCCTCCGGGTGGCTGGCCGGGCACGGGTGGAGCGAGATCGACCAGTCCGCGCTGGAGGCGGCCCTGCTGGAGTAG
- the serA gene encoding phosphoglycerate dehydrogenase produces the protein MPDSPVRALLLEQVHPDATSILTAAGFQVENVARALDEDELIERIAGVTLLGIRSKTNVTARVLEAATELESIGAFCIGTNQIDLEEASARGVTVFNAPFSNTRSVVELAIAEIISMTRRLTIKDRLMHEGVWDKSADGAHEVRGRTLGIIGYGNIGTQLSVLAENLGMRVLFFDTADRLALGNASRCTTMAELLSQSDVVTLHVDGRASNNDLFGEEEFALMKAGSLFLNLSRGFVVDYAALREHLESGHIAGAAVDVFPVEPKGRGDEFVSELRGLPNVILTPHIGGSTEEAQQDIGRFVAGKFRDFALDGSTALSINLPGVALPQRPGGHRLMLIHRNVPGALATINGVFAEHKVNVEAQLLGTRGELGYVVTDTAAAYTPEILAELTALPETVRLNALS, from the coding sequence ATGCCGGATAGCCCCGTCCGTGCCCTACTGCTGGAGCAGGTCCACCCAGACGCCACCTCGATCCTCACCGCCGCCGGCTTTCAGGTTGAGAATGTCGCCCGCGCCCTGGACGAGGACGAGTTGATCGAGCGCATCGCCGGCGTAACGCTGCTGGGCATTCGCTCGAAGACCAACGTCACCGCCCGAGTCCTGGAGGCGGCCACCGAACTCGAGTCGATCGGTGCCTTCTGCATCGGCACCAACCAGATCGACCTGGAGGAGGCTTCGGCCCGGGGGGTCACCGTCTTCAATGCGCCCTTCTCCAACACCCGCAGTGTCGTCGAGCTGGCGATCGCTGAGATCATCTCGATGACCCGCCGCCTCACCATCAAAGACCGCCTCATGCACGAAGGGGTCTGGGACAAGTCGGCCGACGGCGCCCACGAGGTGCGCGGACGCACGCTCGGCATCATCGGCTACGGCAACATCGGCACTCAGCTGTCGGTGCTGGCCGAGAACCTCGGCATGCGAGTCCTCTTCTTCGACACCGCAGACCGGCTCGCGTTGGGCAACGCCTCGCGCTGCACCACGATGGCCGAGCTGCTCTCCCAGTCCGACGTGGTCACCCTGCACGTCGACGGACGGGCCTCGAACAACGACCTCTTCGGCGAGGAGGAGTTCGCGCTGATGAAGGCGGGCTCGCTCTTCCTGAACCTCTCCCGCGGCTTCGTGGTCGACTACGCCGCGCTACGCGAGCACCTGGAGTCCGGCCACATCGCCGGTGCCGCGGTCGACGTCTTCCCGGTCGAACCGAAGGGGCGCGGCGATGAGTTCGTCTCCGAACTGCGGGGCCTGCCCAACGTCATCCTGACCCCACACATCGGTGGTTCCACCGAGGAGGCGCAGCAGGACATCGGCCGCTTCGTGGCCGGCAAGTTCCGCGACTTCGCGCTGGACGGCTCCACTGCGCTGAGTATCAACCTCCCCGGCGTGGCGCTGCCGCAGCGGCCCGGCGGCCACCGGTTGATGCTGATTCACCGCAACGTGCCGGGCGCATTGGCAACAATTAACGGGGTGTTCGCCGAGCACAAGGTCAACGTCGAGGCCCAGCTCCTCGGCACCCGTGGCGAACTCGGGTACGTGGTAACCGATACCGCCGCCGCTTACACCCCGGAGATTCTCGCTGAACTCACGGCCCTGCCGGAGACGGTGCGACTCAACGCGCTCTCCTAG
- a CDS encoding thioredoxin-like domain-containing protein, whose protein sequence is MQRFRVRAPELRTDGEWINTEEPLTLAGLRGRVVLLDFWTSGCVNCLHVLDELRPLEAKHPDELVVIGVHSPKFAHESTRASVAAATARYGIHHPVRSDPALTLWKQYAVRAWPTLVLIDQQGYVVAQAAGEGQVSSLEMVIDELLSTPTDSSPLSLRSRSDRPAGTLYFPAKVIELPAGRNGRDEASLLVANAGGHSLVELALDAKTVLRRIGSGERGHRDGPAADAQFAEPNGLCLLPAELALGYDVVVADTVNHVLRGVRLSDGAVIHTIDLPAELAGATTVTGPVPAVLSPWDVVWWPHLGRLVVAAAGVHLLLAVDPAAGQTEVLAGTTVEGLGDGDALDGWLAQPSGFAVQGERLWFVDAETSALRYLELAEDGAAQLHTVVGEGLFDFGHVDGPATQARLQHPLGVTLLTDGSLAVLDTYNSSVRRYDPRRATVSTIAQGLAEPSGAILLGDDLLVVESAANRLTRVPFGEAVPGTGDELVSGARLQTKRPPSQISDEVVELHVMFDAPPGRKLDDRDGPATRLSVSASPPELLLDGAGEGSALQRRLRLAPGFTEGVLHISAQAASCDDDPSIEYPACHLARQDWGVPVTLSPDGSSELELILFG, encoded by the coding sequence ATGCAGCGATTCCGAGTCCGTGCCCCCGAGCTGCGCACCGACGGCGAGTGGATCAACACCGAAGAGCCGTTGACGCTGGCCGGGCTGCGCGGCCGCGTGGTTCTGCTGGACTTCTGGACATCAGGCTGCGTCAACTGCCTGCACGTCCTGGACGAGCTGCGACCCCTCGAGGCCAAGCACCCGGACGAGCTCGTCGTCATCGGTGTGCACTCGCCGAAGTTCGCCCACGAGTCGACCCGGGCCAGCGTCGCCGCGGCGACCGCTCGTTACGGCATCCACCACCCGGTGCGCAGCGACCCGGCACTGACCCTCTGGAAGCAGTACGCGGTGCGGGCCTGGCCGACCCTGGTCCTCATCGATCAGCAGGGCTACGTCGTGGCCCAAGCGGCCGGCGAGGGGCAGGTGAGCTCGCTGGAGATGGTGATCGACGAACTGCTGAGCACCCCGACCGACTCCTCACCGCTCAGCCTCCGATCGCGCTCCGATCGGCCGGCCGGCACGCTCTACTTCCCGGCCAAGGTGATCGAGCTCCCGGCTGGCCGAAACGGCCGCGACGAGGCGTCGCTGCTGGTCGCCAATGCCGGCGGCCATTCACTCGTCGAGCTCGCCTTGGATGCCAAGACGGTGCTTCGCCGCATCGGTTCGGGGGAGCGGGGCCACCGCGATGGCCCCGCCGCCGACGCCCAGTTCGCCGAGCCGAACGGGCTCTGCCTCCTCCCCGCTGAACTCGCTCTCGGCTACGACGTGGTGGTGGCCGACACGGTGAATCACGTGCTGCGCGGCGTCCGGCTCAGCGACGGCGCGGTCATCCACACGATCGACCTGCCGGCCGAGCTGGCCGGCGCAACCACAGTCACCGGGCCGGTCCCCGCGGTGCTCTCGCCCTGGGACGTCGTCTGGTGGCCGCACCTCGGGCGCCTGGTCGTCGCCGCGGCCGGGGTACATCTGCTGCTCGCCGTAGATCCGGCGGCCGGGCAGACCGAGGTGCTGGCCGGCACCACCGTCGAGGGTCTCGGCGACGGGGACGCGCTGGATGGGTGGCTGGCCCAGCCGTCCGGATTCGCCGTGCAGGGCGAGCGGCTCTGGTTCGTCGACGCCGAGACCTCGGCGCTGCGCTACCTCGAGCTGGCCGAGGACGGGGCGGCGCAGCTGCACACCGTCGTCGGCGAGGGTCTCTTCGACTTCGGACACGTCGACGGGCCGGCGACCCAGGCCCGCCTGCAGCACCCGCTCGGGGTCACCCTGCTCACCGACGGCTCGCTGGCCGTCCTCGACACCTACAACTCCAGCGTGCGCCGCTACGATCCGCGCCGCGCCACCGTCTCGACGATCGCCCAGGGGCTAGCCGAGCCCAGCGGCGCCATCCTGCTCGGCGACGACCTGCTGGTGGTGGAGTCGGCGGCCAACCGGCTGACCCGCGTCCCGTTCGGCGAAGCGGTGCCCGGGACCGGCGATGAGCTGGTCAGCGGGGCGCGCCTGCAGACGAAGCGCCCCCCGAGCCAGATCAGCGACGAGGTGGTCGAGCTGCACGTCATGTTCGACGCGCCCCCGGGGCGCAAGCTCGATGACCGCGACGGGCCGGCCACCCGGCTGTCGGTGAGTGCCTCGCCACCGGAGCTGCTGCTCGACGGCGCCGGCGAGGGCAGCGCGCTGCAGCGTCGGCTGCGGCTGGCGCCGGGATTCACCGAGGGGGTGCTGCACATCAGTGCCCAGGCCGCCTCCTGCGACGACGATCCGTCGATCGAGTACCCGGCCTGCCATCTGGCCCGGCAGGACTGGGGAGTCCCGGTGACCCTGAGCCCGGACGGCTCGAGCGAGCTGGAACTGATCCTCTTCGGCTGA